One genomic window of Papaver somniferum cultivar HN1 unplaced genomic scaffold, ASM357369v1 unplaced-scaffold_150, whole genome shotgun sequence includes the following:
- the LOC113336196 gene encoding 5'-adenylylsulfate reductase-like 4, with translation MAIIRASRLGVFIFLVFGRLFARVSSSSPSSFCSPISITDSILRSRDFCSNFDSAAGAFVGVTEGDDVSLQKVLNLVHKNSHDYVAVLFYASWCSFSRTCRPTFGAMSSLYPSIIHFAFEESVVKPSILSRYGVHGFPTLFLFNSTMRVRYHGSRNLTSLVDFYSDVTGMKPVSLDRTSLERIGSQTNLANYEDTEEENCPFSWARSPGKLLQQETYLALATAFVILRLLYFFLPSLLECASAAWRRLIRNTRIVSLWEYPSTLFNQAMQIFRTFNEPCKRRSNLQERAIHARTWAHKSFAPVSISDAASSSRVCAGSEVR, from the exons ATGGCGATTATTAGGGCATCGAGATTAGgggtttttatattcctagtattTGGAAGGTTGTTTGCtagggtttcttcttcttcaccatcatcttTTTGTTCACCAATTTCTATTACGGATTCGATCTTAAGGAGTAGGGATTTCTGTTCAAATTTTGATTCTGCTGCTGGTGCATTTGTTGGTGTTACTGAG GGTGATGATGTTTCGTTGCAGAAGGTGCTTAATCTTGTTCACAAGAACAGTCACGACTATGTAGCTGTTCTCTTTTATGCATCTTGGTGTTCTTTCTCCAGAACTTGTAGACCGACCTTTGGTGCGATGTCTTCCTTGTATCCTTCCATCATCCACTTTGCATTTGAAGAATCTGTTGTCAAACCAAG CATACTCTCGAGGTATGGAGTTCATGGGTTCCctactctttttctttttaattccaCCATGCGGGTGCGATATCATGGTTCACGTAACCTCACTTCCCTTGTTGATTTTTATTCCGATGTCACTG GAATGAAGCCCGTGTCGCTGGATCGAACTTCTTTGGAGAGAATTGGGAGCCAGACAAATCTTGCAAATTACGAAGACACCGAGGAAGAAAATTGCCCATTCTCATGGGCTAGGTCCCCAGGAAAGTTGCTTCAGCAAGAGACATACCTGGCACTAGCAACTGCATTTGTGATTCTTAGATTGCTTTATTTTTTCCTTCCATCACTGCTTGAATGTGCTTCTGCTGCTTGGAGGAGGCTTATACGGAACACAAGAATAGTAAGCTTGTGGGAATATCCTTCTACGTTGTTCAATCAAGCAATGCAGATTTTCAGAACTTTCAACGAACCTTGCAAGAGGAGAAGCAATTTGCAGGAGAGGGCAATACATGCCAGGACGTGGGCACATAAATCATTTGCTCCTGTTTCCATTAGTGATGCTGCAAGCTCGAGTCGCGTCTGTGCAGGAAGTGAGGTTCGATAG
- the LOC113336143 gene encoding uncharacterized protein LOC113336143 has product MVVFCIIFFALGVSLQGFKSWCRPAFAVYGMHLSGERRGTLLSAIGHDANGKMYPIAFAIVDFENGDSFLWFMQKLFNALGHEYLVRKDLVVCSDRSAGFESAIAEVFPEACYVYCTYHIKENIIRRYHNFAAAKAFMRDAQAYTIDGYQRAMLQVKKDKAVFSYVQELYPRHWARVKAKRARYTLMTTNICESWNNLLLKARDLPITHLVDFIRTELMGGLDCRLAAVVLSGEVGLQVPNVGAVVNHPTATAPAPAPAKA; this is encoded by the exons ATGGTggttttttgtattattttttttgcgCTGGGCGTATCATTACAAGGATTCAAGTCTTGGTGTAGACCCGCATTTGCTGTGTATGGTATGCATCTAAGTGGGGAACGCAGAGGAACTCTACTTTCGGCAATTGGGCATGATGCCAATGGAAAAATGTACCCTATTGCGTTTGCCATCGTTGATTTTGAGAACGGTGATTCCTTTTTATGGTTCATGCAAAAGTTATTCAATGCGCTTGGTCACGAGTATTTGGTGAGAAAGGATCTAGTTGTGTGTTCAGACAGATCGGCAGGCTTCGAATCAGCGATTGCGGAAGTGTTTCCTGAAGCATGCTATGTGTACTGCACATACCATATTAAAG AGAATATCATCAGGAGGTACCACAATTTCGCCGCTGCTAAGGCATTTATGAGAGATGCACAAGCGTACACTATAGATGGTTATCAGAGGGCTATGTTACAAGTCAAAAAGGATAAGGCAGTTTTTTCCTATGTGCAGGAACTTTATCCAAGGCATTGGGCTAGGGTGAAAGCCAAGAGAGCCCGTTATACTCTCATGACAACAAACATCTGTGAGAGTTGGAATAACCTACTTTTGAAGGCTAGAGATCTCCCTATAACCCATTTAGTGGATTTCATTCGAACAGAGCTTATGGGAGGGTTGGATTGCAGGCTTGCAGCCGTAGTGTTATCTGGAGAAGTTGGATTGCAGGTACCCAATGTTGGCGCGGTGGTCAATCATCCAACTGCAACAGCGCCAGCCCCAGCCCCAGCCAAAGCATAG
- the LOC113336038 gene encoding uncharacterized protein LOC113336038, which produces MPALVSDFQGAFIHDKQILDGVLIENECVDSRLKSKKPGILCKIDMEKAFDNVNWHSLFIILQRHDFGEKWISWIRWCVTSSHLSILVNGSFTEKFKPTKDLRQCDSLSPYLFLLVVEILSKLINDAVERGQLSGFQVAENGSIISHLQFTDDTLVFIDASV; this is translated from the coding sequence ATGCCGGCTCTTGTCTCAGACTTCCAAGGTGCATTTATTCATGATAAACAAATCCTTGATGGTGTACTCATTGAAAATGAATGTGTGGACAGTAGATTAAAGTCCAAGAAACCAGGAATTCTTTGCAAGATTGATATGGAGAAAGCTTTCGATAATGTTAATTGGCATTCTCTGTTTATTATTTTACAAAGACATGATTTTGGTGAGAAATGGATTTCGTGGATCAGGTGGTGTGTTACTTCTTCTCACCTGTCTATCTTAGTGAATGGTAGCTTCACGGAGAAATTCAAGCCAACTAAAGACTTGCGACAATGTGATTCTTTATCACCATACTTATTCTTACTGGTGGTGGAGATTCTCTCTAAATTGATTAATGATGCAGTTGAAAGGGGTCAGCTCTCAGGTTTCCAAGTAGCGGAAAATGGATCTATTATTTCTCACCTTCAATTCACAGATGATACGTTGGTATTCATTGATGCTAGTGTCTGA